In Myxococcus stipitatus, the following are encoded in one genomic region:
- a CDS encoding TIGR02266 family protein — protein MGSPRVNALEEYKSLFERQRVQALGPDESQRLELLRDVLLELGALPPEGSELPPRAARAEAVLEVTFATQDDVVRAYSKNIGAGGLAIRTTRALPVGTPLELRITLPDSPQALRTLAQVVWSRDDGMGVSFTQLPPEAERRLKHFLTQDASLLQRVRGVLKADVMQWLTKDVRELGKGPAPQAAAAVELDTRVPVLVSLSDSRLLALVTELFEQKGLRIATDTTRPAPIIVVDTGTALDVLSTAARPGTRVIMVNVSGPDSLMGRLTNLNPAAFVKHPASAASVLLAVEKLLAITPAP, from the coding sequence ATGGGAAGTCCACGTGTCAACGCGCTGGAGGAGTACAAGTCCCTGTTCGAACGCCAACGCGTGCAGGCGCTCGGCCCTGATGAATCGCAGCGCCTGGAGCTCCTGCGCGACGTGCTCTTGGAGTTGGGAGCCCTTCCTCCGGAGGGCAGCGAGTTGCCACCTCGCGCCGCCCGCGCGGAGGCTGTGCTCGAGGTGACATTCGCCACGCAAGACGACGTGGTGCGCGCGTACAGCAAGAACATCGGGGCCGGAGGACTGGCCATCCGGACGACGCGCGCGCTGCCCGTGGGCACCCCCTTGGAGCTGCGCATCACCCTCCCCGATTCGCCCCAGGCCCTGCGCACCCTCGCGCAGGTGGTCTGGTCTCGCGACGACGGCATGGGCGTCTCCTTCACCCAGCTCCCCCCGGAGGCCGAGCGCAGGCTGAAGCACTTCCTCACGCAGGACGCGTCGCTGCTTCAGCGGGTGCGCGGCGTGCTGAAGGCGGATGTGATGCAGTGGTTGACCAAGGACGTGAGGGAGCTGGGCAAGGGCCCCGCGCCCCAGGCGGCCGCCGCCGTGGAGCTGGACACACGTGTGCCGGTGTTGGTGAGCCTGAGCGACTCGCGGCTGCTGGCGCTGGTCACCGAGCTGTTCGAACAGAAGGGCCTGCGCATCGCGACGGACACCACCCGTCCCGCGCCCATCATCGTCGTGGACACGGGCACCGCGCTCGACGTGCTCAGCACCGCGGCCCGTCCGGGGACACGCGTCATCATGGTCAACGTCAGCGGCCCGGACTCGCTGATGGGGCGGCTCACGAACCTCAACCCCGCCGCGTTCGTGAAGCATCCGGCCAGCGCCGCCTCGGTACTGCTCGCGGTGGAGAAGCTCCTCGCCATCACCCCGGCGCCCTGA
- a CDS encoding mechanosensitive ion channel family protein → MDAVIEQIKTLALAEAFPFLLKAMGALVLWFVGRAIINAFRRVLYLTLHKRQFDATLIRYIESLFAGSLTILLLLGILGMMGFETTSFAALLAAAGIAIGTAWSGLLSNFAAGIFLLVLRPFRVGDEISAAGVTGLVQEIGLFATTIDTGDNLRISVGNNRLFGDNIINFSHHAHRRVAIKVPLMHGCDVHGLMRAFLERVGQVDGVQPQPPPSVGVAEFTAQGPVIAIGVSCKPSAAGAVTGGITQAASDVLISTGYVVPPQLAMSDIAKAS, encoded by the coding sequence ATGGACGCCGTCATCGAACAGATAAAGACCCTGGCCCTGGCCGAAGCCTTCCCCTTCCTGCTCAAGGCAATGGGAGCGCTGGTGCTGTGGTTCGTGGGCAGAGCCATCATCAACGCCTTCCGGCGCGTGCTGTACCTCACGCTGCACAAGCGTCAGTTCGACGCCACGCTCATCCGCTACATCGAGTCGCTGTTCGCCGGCTCCCTCACCATCCTCCTGCTGCTCGGCATCCTGGGGATGATGGGGTTCGAGACCACGTCCTTCGCCGCGCTGCTGGCCGCCGCCGGTATCGCCATCGGTACGGCATGGTCCGGACTGCTCTCCAACTTCGCCGCGGGCATCTTCCTGCTCGTGCTGCGCCCCTTCCGGGTGGGCGATGAAATCTCCGCCGCCGGAGTGACGGGCCTGGTGCAGGAGATTGGCCTCTTCGCCACCACCATCGACACGGGAGACAACCTGCGCATCTCCGTGGGCAACAACCGGCTCTTCGGCGACAACATCATCAACTTCAGCCACCACGCCCACCGTCGGGTCGCCATCAAGGTGCCGCTGATGCACGGCTGCGACGTCCACGGCTTGATGCGCGCCTTCCTGGAGCGAGTGGGGCAGGTGGACGGCGTCCAGCCCCAGCCCCCGCCCAGCGTCGGCGTGGCGGAGTTCACCGCGCAAGGTCCCGTGATTGCCATTGGCGTGAGCTGCAAACCCTCGGCGGCCGGAGCCGTCACGGGTGGCATCACCCAGGCCGCCTCGGATGTCCTCATCTCCACGGGCTACGTCGTCCCGCCGCAGCTCGCGATGTCGGATATCGCCAAGGCGAGCTGA
- a CDS encoding LysR family transcriptional regulator gives MHSLANIDAFVRAVEEGDFTRAAKKLNLTASAVSRRIARLEEELGVKLFQRTTRALRLTEDGRDFHARCQRILADLDDAKESLSHSREHPSGRLRVEAPQVIGQLVLAPALPRFLARHPDLELHLTLRDTVVDPVTEGADVLLRVGRLGDSGLVARKLGTTRMVACASPDYLARRGTPTTPSDLASHDCLGFLREGGSSDWLLREGDETVRVTPHGSLHVNHGATLRDAALLGLGIAWLFDFMVARELAAGALVSVLEPCSRESRPIHALHPPNRHLPSRVRVFLDFVATLFPTSKGR, from the coding sequence ATGCACTCGCTGGCGAACATCGACGCCTTCGTGCGCGCCGTGGAGGAAGGTGACTTCACGCGGGCCGCGAAGAAGCTCAACCTCACGGCCTCCGCGGTGAGCCGGCGCATCGCCCGGCTGGAAGAGGAGCTGGGCGTGAAGCTCTTCCAGCGGACCACGCGTGCGCTGCGGCTCACCGAGGACGGTCGGGACTTCCACGCCCGCTGCCAGCGCATCCTCGCGGACCTGGACGACGCGAAGGAGTCACTCTCCCACTCTCGCGAACACCCCAGCGGCAGGCTGCGCGTGGAGGCGCCCCAGGTCATCGGGCAGCTCGTCCTGGCGCCCGCCCTTCCCCGCTTCCTCGCGCGCCATCCGGACCTGGAGCTGCACCTCACGCTGCGCGACACCGTGGTGGACCCGGTGACCGAGGGCGCCGACGTGCTCCTCCGCGTGGGACGATTGGGAGACTCCGGCCTGGTGGCCCGAAAGCTGGGCACCACGCGGATGGTCGCCTGCGCCTCCCCGGACTACCTGGCCCGGCGAGGCACCCCCACCACCCCATCCGACCTGGCGAGCCACGACTGCCTGGGCTTCCTGCGAGAAGGAGGCTCCTCCGACTGGCTCCTGCGAGAGGGGGACGAAACCGTACGGGTGACGCCCCACGGAAGCCTCCACGTCAACCACGGCGCGACCCTGCGGGACGCGGCCCTGCTGGGGCTGGGCATCGCGTGGTTGTTCGACTTCATGGTGGCCCGGGAGCTCGCCGCTGGAGCCCTGGTCTCCGTCCTGGAGCCTTGCTCCCGCGAGTCACGCCCCATCCATGCCCTGCACCCACCCAACCGGCATCTTCCTTCGCGGGTCCGAGTGTTCCTCGACTTCGTCGCCACCCTGTTTCCCACCAGCAAGGGCCGGTAG
- a CDS encoding di-heme oxidoredictase family protein: MRRRLYWLGIPLGAMLLTAVWAQAARRPPPAILDLGPLSSSVEPGEELPGGGATVTDTGRNAFGRTPPNMDRSRWPEFHLGKRVFDRDWSDPYHLPGLGPLYSAASCMTCHVKDGKGRPPASPTEPVVSLAFQLGSASGPGPHPVYGEQLDLHQLGQARGEGTVEVSYDELPGEFATGEPYSLLRPRYHFKDLAHGPLGEGTPFSPRVAPANFGLGLLEAIPEAALLALEDPDDRDGDGISGRANQVMDVSEGHTRMGRFGWKANQPTLLQQVTHALVADMGLTTPIYPRAQEPRGTPVAATGPDVKDYDLERLVFYTRLLAVPKRRNWEAPDVLRGKAVFRALGCAACHVDRAFETAEVSGFPELSKQRIQPYTDLLLHDMGEGLADGRPDGLATGREWRTPPLWGIGLTATVSGHTRFLHDGRARNVEEAVLWHGGEADAARERYTRLRREDREALLAFLGSL, from the coding sequence ATGAGACGGCGCCTGTATTGGTTGGGCATCCCCCTTGGAGCCATGCTGCTCACGGCCGTGTGGGCGCAGGCCGCGCGCCGTCCGCCTCCCGCGATTCTGGACTTGGGGCCGCTCTCCTCCTCCGTGGAGCCAGGTGAGGAGCTCCCGGGTGGCGGCGCCACGGTGACGGACACGGGGCGCAATGCGTTTGGACGCACGCCGCCCAACATGGACCGCTCGCGCTGGCCGGAGTTCCATCTGGGCAAGCGGGTGTTCGACCGCGACTGGAGCGACCCCTACCACCTGCCGGGCCTGGGGCCTCTGTACAGCGCCGCCTCGTGCATGACGTGTCACGTGAAGGATGGAAAGGGGCGCCCTCCCGCCTCGCCCACCGAGCCCGTCGTCTCGCTGGCGTTCCAGCTCGGCTCCGCATCGGGCCCCGGGCCACATCCCGTGTATGGCGAACAGCTGGACCTCCACCAGCTCGGCCAGGCGCGAGGAGAAGGCACCGTCGAGGTGAGCTACGACGAGCTCCCCGGTGAGTTCGCCACGGGTGAGCCGTACTCACTGCTCCGGCCCCGCTACCACTTCAAGGACCTGGCCCACGGGCCCCTGGGAGAAGGCACGCCGTTCTCCCCCCGCGTGGCCCCCGCCAACTTCGGGCTGGGGCTGCTGGAGGCGATTCCCGAGGCGGCGCTGCTCGCGCTCGAGGACCCCGATGACCGGGATGGCGATGGCATCTCCGGGCGCGCCAACCAGGTGATGGATGTCTCCGAGGGGCACACGCGCATGGGCCGCTTCGGCTGGAAGGCCAACCAGCCCACCCTGCTCCAGCAGGTGACCCACGCGCTGGTGGCGGACATGGGCTTGACGACCCCGATCTATCCACGGGCGCAGGAGCCTCGGGGCACACCTGTGGCCGCCACGGGCCCCGACGTGAAGGACTATGACCTGGAGCGGCTCGTCTTCTACACGCGGCTGTTGGCCGTGCCCAAGCGCCGGAACTGGGAGGCCCCCGACGTGCTGCGAGGCAAGGCGGTGTTCCGCGCCCTCGGCTGCGCGGCCTGTCACGTCGACCGCGCGTTCGAGACGGCGGAGGTGTCTGGCTTCCCGGAGCTGTCGAAGCAGCGCATCCAGCCCTACACCGACCTGCTGCTGCATGACATGGGCGAGGGGCTCGCGGATGGACGGCCGGATGGGCTCGCCACCGGACGGGAGTGGAGGACACCACCGCTGTGGGGCATCGGGCTCACTGCGACGGTGAGCGGTCACACCCGGTTCCTGCATGACGGGCGCGCGAGGAACGTCGAGGAGGCCGTGCTGTGGCACGGTGGCGAGGCGGACGCCGCGAGGGAGCGCTACACGCGATTGCGGCGGGAGGACCGGGAGGCGCTGCTCGCGTTCCTCGGGTCGCTCTGA
- a CDS encoding sterol desaturase family protein — translation MELSLNPALRTDLGKRAGVTGGLLGVLCVFAEFCFLFPHLLVSADGRAFYSEHMGLFRGILQAAIIATFVLGAVSVFTLRSKAHGGIAMVLALVALLLGGSEAEPLTHQPRAMSAGLDYFVLELFVLGLLFIPMERLWGLHEQRIFREGWQTDLKHFFVSHVGVQLISFAVLIPVQVFFAWAVRADFQAHVAAQPVWLQFFEILFVVDLVSYWVHRAFHQIPWLWKFHAIHHSSLQMDWLASSRSHLVDVLVNRVAGFIPVFLLGFSPAAIYGYLVFVSFHAVYIHANVSHRWPYLRWVFATPEFHHWHHTSDDEGIDKNFAVFISFIDVIFRTAYLPAHWPSRYGTTQFQPPETYLGQLAYPFKRHEETPYG, via the coding sequence TTGGAACTCTCCTTGAATCCCGCCCTGCGCACCGACCTGGGCAAGCGCGCGGGTGTCACCGGCGGCCTGTTGGGCGTGCTGTGTGTGTTCGCAGAATTCTGCTTCCTGTTTCCCCACCTGCTGGTGTCCGCCGACGGCCGGGCCTTCTACTCGGAGCACATGGGCCTGTTCCGAGGCATCCTCCAGGCCGCCATCATCGCCACCTTCGTGCTGGGCGCCGTCAGCGTGTTCACCTTGCGCTCCAAGGCGCATGGCGGCATCGCCATGGTGCTCGCGCTGGTGGCCCTGCTCCTGGGTGGCAGCGAGGCGGAGCCCCTCACCCACCAGCCGCGCGCCATGAGCGCGGGCCTGGACTACTTCGTGCTGGAGCTGTTCGTGCTGGGGCTGCTGTTCATCCCCATGGAGCGGCTGTGGGGACTGCACGAGCAGCGCATCTTCCGCGAGGGCTGGCAGACGGACCTCAAGCACTTCTTCGTCAGCCACGTGGGCGTACAGCTCATCTCGTTCGCGGTGCTGATTCCGGTGCAGGTCTTCTTCGCCTGGGCGGTGCGCGCGGACTTCCAGGCCCACGTGGCCGCCCAGCCGGTGTGGCTGCAGTTCTTCGAGATTCTCTTCGTGGTGGACCTGGTGAGCTATTGGGTGCACCGCGCCTTCCACCAGATTCCGTGGCTCTGGAAGTTCCACGCCATCCACCACTCCAGCTTGCAGATGGACTGGCTGGCCAGCTCGCGCTCGCACCTGGTGGATGTGCTGGTGAACCGGGTGGCGGGCTTCATCCCGGTGTTCCTGCTGGGATTCAGCCCGGCCGCCATCTATGGCTATCTCGTCTTCGTCTCATTCCACGCGGTCTACATCCACGCCAACGTGAGCCACCGCTGGCCCTATCTGCGTTGGGTGTTCGCGACGCCCGAATTCCACCACTGGCACCACACGTCGGACGATGAAGGCATCGACAAGAACTTCGCGGTCTTCATCTCGTTCATCGACGTGATTTTCAGGACCGCGTATCTCCCCGCGCACTGGCCATCGCGGTATGGGACGACGCAGTTCCAGCCGCCGGAGACGTACCTGGGGCAGCTCGCATATCCGTTCAAGCGCCATGAGGAGACGCCCTACGGATAG